The following proteins are encoded in a genomic region of Gouania willdenowi chromosome 6, fGouWil2.1, whole genome shotgun sequence:
- the LOC114464256 gene encoding uncharacterized protein LOC114464256, translated as MNHPGPQRSIHYYISCPIRSQMALLANQIMDARILSSMNGTVELSQFLRVTNQSLVSQVHSAQEDNRKNRKYPCPLCGKRFRFNSILSLHMRTHTGEKPFKCPYCDHRAAQKGNLKIHLRTHKQGILGKGRGRIREENRLLHELEERAILRDRQMRASHVSQQQPQTCNPYQLQKSQSQTVLAQPQFLSNTFITESLPKTSTSPTVAANHDEALQPPTTGFRCLFCKGKFRKQQELERHIRILHKPYKCTLCEFAASQEEELIGHVEITHITAESGAGPKPSMGASDKGKPIGEFPCEVCGQTFSQAWFLKGHMRKHKDSFEHCCQICGRRFKEPWFLKNHMKVHLNKLAAKGNLSAGRESSVVMSNLTQDNQSNLYSQYISHIHNRLLASERADHSDYNHMIAAKGADVKVGEMFGRMISTGPGLVTNANNSSSLLGLNQLRPPLSSATMEYLQKLISNQEPVNNSSTYAGWQLLAPGGHVEQHMFTQKDQQQCSSYLSERCVSEDDGKQSLGDPDTKTISRTGSPDSVSHQGPTEMITEAGTPGTALEQKLLDSSPASGETVYRCPLSSEYTAAQTASLGFHLDRYPFPHWQNNRERSSPLQPSSSSSSPNPNKFRPRSREEWSPAVGQFLIQESNGESSLLINKQFDLADKAGVLDTSSLPEQRTKKSQYEPLDLSIRPESVPSHSLTQMSGVLTNGVSSSITRRLRRYPKAELSVKPAYQCDLSMQEPIEDVNQLNGGSIGYNSDGELFEKSGQDGDNNKDHAVRWKMLENDGLESQEETSGDFQDPSEKTPDRLGQWGRGVAESLENVTPGQEDSLQLQGNLLSFLKSQGNLGCTPAGASKTRLNGGEKEDIASVHKPFQCRYCPYSASQKGNLKTHVLCVHRKPFDNSLYPDRRLRRSHTPQVPSRLLLGVMGDNVAARDQIGMTSLCGT; from the exons ATGAAT CACCCAGGTCCCCAAAGGAGCATTCATTACTACATCTCCTGTCCAATTAGGAGCCAGATGGCGCTTCTGGCCAATCAAATCATGGATGCAAGGATTCTCAGTAGCATGAACGGGACAGTCGAGCTCTCTCAGTTCTTACGAGTCACCAATCAAAGCCTTGTATCTCAAGTTCATTCTGCCCAGGAGGACAATCGTAAGAACAGAAAGTATCCCTGCCCCCTGTGTGGGAAGCGTTTTCGCTTCAACAGCATCCTCTCCCTTCACATGCGCACTCACACAGGGGAGAAGCCTTTCAAGTGCCCGTACTGCGATCACAGAGCTGCACAGAAAGGCAACCTGAAGATTCACCTTCGTACACACAAACAAGGCATCTTAGGTAAAGGCCGTGGGAGGATCAGGGAGGAGAACAGGCTTCTTCATGAGCTGGAGGAGAGGGCGATCCTCAGGGACAGGCAGATGCGAGCAAGCCACGTTAGCCAACAGCAGCCGCAAACGTGTAATCCATACCAACTCCAGAAGTCCCAGTCTCAGACAGTGCTAGCGCAGCCTCAATTCTTAAGCAACACTTTTATAACAGAGAGCCTCCCAAAAACATCAACTTCCCCAACAGTGGCTGCCAACCACGATGAAGCCCTGCAGCCTCCAACCACTGGCTTCCGCTGCTTGTTCTGTAAGGGAAAGTTCAGGAAGCAGCAGGAGCTCGAGCGTCACATCAGAATTTTGCACAAACCCTACAAATGCACCCTCTGTGAATTTGCTGCTTCGCAAGAGGAAGAGCTCATTGGCCACGTTGAAATAACACACATAACTGCTGAGTCAGGTGCAGGGCCGAAGCCCTCAATGGGAGCCAGCGACAAGGGTAAACCTATCGGCGAGTTTCCGTGCGAGGTGTGTGGCCAGACCTTCAGCCAGGCCTGGTTCCTCAAGGGTCACATGAGGAAGCACAAAGACTCCTTTGAACATTGCTGTCAGATCTGTGGCCGACGCTTCAAGGAACCCTGGTTTCTCAAGAACCACATGAAGGTGCACCTCAATAAGCTAGCAGCTAAGGGTAACCTCTCTGCAGGGCGTGAGTCTTCTGTAGTCATGAGTAACCTCACACAGGACAATCAGAGCAACCTGTACTCTCAGTACATATCCCACATTCACAACAGGCTCCTAGCATCGGAAAGAGCTGACCACTCAGATTATAACCACATGATAGCTGCAAAAGGGGCTGACGTGAAGGTCGGAGAGATGTTTGGGAGGATGATATCAACAGGTCCAGGCCTTGTGACGAATGCAAACAACTCCTCCTCTCTGTTGGGCTTAAACCAGCTTCGCCCTCCACTCAGCTCAGCCACAATGGAATACCTGCAGAAACTCATCTCAAACCAGGAGCCTGTGAACAACAGTAGCACGTACGCAGGTTGGCAGCTCTTAGCTCCAGGGGGGCATGTTGAACAGCACATGTTCACCCAAAAAGACCAACAGCAGTGCTCCTCATATTTATCTGAGAGATGCGTCTCTGAAGACGATGGGAAACAGAGTCTCGGTGatccagacacaaaaaccatTAGCAGAACTGGGAGCCCGGACAGCGTGAGTCATCAGGGGCCAACGGAAATGATCACAGAAGCAGGGACCCCTGGAACCGCCCTGGAACAGAAACTACTTGACTCCTCTCCAGCTTCAG GTGAGACAGTCTACAGGTGTCCTCTCTCCAGTGAATACACCGCTGCACAAACTGCCTCGCTGGGTTTCCACCTGGATCGCTACCCCTTCCCCCACTGGCAGAACAACAGGGAGCGTTCTTCCCCTCTTcagcccagcagcagcagctccagtcCAAACCCCAACAAGTTCAGACCCAGATCCAGGGAAGAGTGGAGCCCGGCGGTCGGTCAGTTCCTCATCCAGGAGAGTAACGGTGAAAGTTCTCTGCTCATCAACAAGCAGTTTGATCTGGCTGACAAAGCGGGGGTTCTAGACACTTCTTCTTTACCTGAACAACGAACCAAGAAATCCCAGTATGAGCCCTTGGATTTGTCCATCAGGCCAGAGTCTGTTCCGTCTCACTCACTGACACAGATGTCTGGTGTTCTCACCAATGGAGTTTCGTCCTCTATCACTCGCCGGCTACGACGTTACCCCAAAGCTGAACTCAGTGTAAAACCTGCATATCAGTGTGACCTTTCCATGCAGGAACCAATAGAGGATGTAAACCAACTAAATGGTGGCAGCATTGGTTATAATAGTGACGGTGAATTATTTGAGAAATCTGGGCAAGATGGGGACAACAACAAAGATCACGCAGTCAGGTGGAAGATGTTAGAAAACGACGGCCTTGAGTCACAGGAAGAGACTAGTGGGGATTTCCAGGATCCCAGTGAAAAGACACCTGACAGGCTGGGCCAGTGGGGCAGAGGTGTGGCCGAGTCCCTGGAGAACGTGACCCCAGGACAGGAGGATTCTCTTCAGCTCCAGGGAAACTTGCTCTCCTTCCTGAAGTCTCAGGGGAACCTGGGCTGCACACCTGCCGGGGCATCCAAAACCAGGCTGAACGGTGGTGAAAAAGAGGACATTGCATCAG